A section of the Humulus lupulus chromosome 2, drHumLupu1.1, whole genome shotgun sequence genome encodes:
- the LOC133819964 gene encoding PH, RCC1 and FYVE domains-containing protein 1-like, protein MADPASYGNHERDIEQALVALKKGTQLIKYSRKGKPKFCPFRISADETTLIWYSHGEERTLKLSLVTRIIPGQRTAVFRRYLRPEKDYLSFSLLYNNGERSLDLICKDKAEAELWFAALKELIPTGPKRIRRSKSDASEQQDGNEFIQNGSPLSVSLDFASIAHGRVSFDLNPRESSVSLVSSDVGTERASMQLRGSAPDGFRISVSSTPSCSSGGSGPDDIESLGDVYVWGEVWLDGSLTDGTVSSVPIKSDVLTPKSLESNVVLDVHQIACGVRHAALVTRQGEVFTWGEESGGRLGHGIDKDFSRPRLVEFLAINNIEFVACGEYHSCAVSAAGDLFTWGDGAHNAGLLGHGTDISHWIPKRVNGPLEGLQVLSVACGTWHSALATSNGKLFTFGDGTFGVLGHGDRQSISFPREVQLLNGLRTIKVACGVWHTAAIVEVGQSAVSVSSRKLFTWGDGDKHRLGHGNKETYLLPTCVSSLIDYNFQQLGCGHTMTIALTTSGHVFTMGGTSYGQLGNPASDGKTPCLVQDKLVGEFVEEISCGANHAAVLTSRSEVFTWGRGANGRLGHGDTEDRKTPTLVEALKDRHVKNISCGSNFTTSICIHKWVSGADQSVCSGCRQAFGFTRKRHNCYNCGLVHCHACSSKKALRAALAPTPGKPHRVCDACYAKLKAAEAGNVSNYGRKVTTPRRSMDARDHFTKGDVRSSKLLISPTTEPVKYLEIKSGRSGAKVDYPSMVRVSQVPSLQQLKDIAFPSSLSALQNAWKPITPSSPHQSVSSRSSSPYNTGKTSPPRLAAPVFSRGVIESMKKSNEHLNNELSKLQSQVKSLKHKCDTQDVEMHKLKKNAKEAALFAEGQYSRCKVARELVKTFTEQLKIIAEKLPPEDSDIEIFNSLKAQAEEFLDTTHATPEISSLHHATRATEKSRHEDGHGHHVHHAHHAHPEYDRPSSSSSTRGDEATHSSEDASKSHESSTTKTQRGKEVIEQFEPGVYVTLVQFGNGTRIFRRVKFSKRRFSEHQAEEWWNHNKDRLLKTYSTAKKEHHAPTASSSDTPAPTPTPTPTPTPTPTPAPAAAEESSEAASSS, encoded by the exons ATGGCAGATCCTGCTAGCTATGGCAATCATGAGCGTGACATCGAGCAA GCACTTGTTGCTTTGAAGAAAGGTACTCAATTAATCAAGTACAGTCGGAAAGGGAAGCCAAAGTTTTGCCCATTCAGAATTTCTGCG GATGAAACAACGTTAATCTGGTACTCTCATGGAGAAGAACGGACTTTGAAATTATCTTTAGTTACACGAATCATACCTGGACAAAGAACT GCTGTGTTTAGAAGATATTTGCGCCCTGAAAAGGATTATTTGTCAttttctcttctatataataacgGTGAACGATCACTTGATCTG ATTTGCAAGGACAAAGCCGAGGCAGAATTATGGTTTGCAGCGCTTAAGGAACTAATTCCCACAGGACCAAAGCGCATTAGACGTTCTAAGAGTGATGCTTCTGAA CAACAAGATGGCAATGAATTTATTCAAAATGGCAGTCCCCTAAGTGTATCCTTAGATTTTGCAAGTATTGCCCATGGTAGGGTGTCTTTTGATTTAAATCCTCGCGAATCTTCAGTTAGTTTAGTAAGCTCAGATGTGGGCACAGAACGTGCAAGTATGCAACTAAGAGGAAGTGCTCCAGATGGTTTTCGCATTAGTGTCTCAAGCACTCCTAGTTGTTCAAGTGGAGGATCTGGGCCAGATGATATAGAATCACTAGGAGATGTTTATGTGTGGGGAGAGGTTTGGCTTGATGGAAGTTTAACTGATGGGACTGTGAGCTCAGTTCCTATAAAATCTGATGTATTAACCCCAAAGTCCCTAGAATCAAATGTTGTTCTTGACGTGCATCAGATCGCTTGTGGAGTGAGGCATGCTGCTCTTGTTACAAGGCAAGGTGAGGTTTTCACATGGGGAGAGGAATCTGGGGGACGACTAGGCCATGGGATTGATAAAGACTTTAGTCGCCCTCGATTAGTTGAGTTCTTGGCAATTAACAACATAGAATTTGTTGCTTGTGGTGAATATCACTCATGTGCTGTATCTGCAGCTGGGGATTTGTTCACTTGGGGTGATGGTGCCCACAATGCTGGACTTCTTGGTCATGGTACTGATATTAGTCACTGGATACCAAAAAGGGTTAATGGTCCTTTGGAAGGACTTCAAGTTTTATCTGTTGCTTGTGGGACTTGGCATTCAGCATTAGCAACTTCCAATGGGAAACTATTTACATTTGGTGATGGAACATTTGGTGTTTTGGGGCATGGAGATCGCCAAAGTATTTCGTTTCCACGAGAGGTTCAGTTATTAAATGGCCTAAGAACCATAAAGGTTGCATGTGGAGTATGGCATACTGCTGCTATAGTAGAGGTTGGCCAGTCTGCTGTTAGTGTTTCGTCCAGAAAGCTATTCACCTGGGGCGACGGTGACAAACATCGTTTGGGTCATGGAAACAAGGAAACTTATCTTCTACCAACCTGTGTTTCTTCACTTATTGACTACAATTTCCAACAGCTAGGTTGCGGACACACTATGACCATTGCTCTCACTACATCAGGTCATGTGTTCACCATGGGTGGTACTTCATATGGACAACTAGGAAATCCAGCTTCTGATGGAAAGACACCTTGTTTAGTACAAGATAAATTGGTAGGTGAGTTTGTTGAAGAAATATCTTGTGGGGCAAATCATGCTGCTGTTTTGACATCAAGAAGTGAAGTATTCACATGGGGAAGAGGTGCTAATGGAAGACTAGGACATGGGGATACAGAAGATCGAAAAACTCCAACATTGGTTGAAGCATTAAAAGATAGGCATGTTAAGAATATATCATGTGGCTCAAATTTCACAACTAGTATATGCATTCATAAGTGGGTCTCTGGAGCTGACCAATCAGtctgctcaggttgtagacaagcaTTTGGTTTTACCAGAAAGAGGCATAACTGTTATAATTGTGGGCTAGTGCATTGCCATGCTTGTAGCTCCAAAAAAGCACTGAGAGCCGCATTGGCTCCCACTCCTGGCAAACCGCATCGTGTTTGTGATGCTTGTTATGCAAAACTGAAAGCTGCTGAAGCTGGTAATGTTTCTAATTATGGCAGGAAAGTTACCACCCCCCGTCGGTCCATGGATGCCAGAGATCATTTTACCAAGGGAGACGTAAGATCTTCAAAGCTTCTGATATCTCCCACTACAGAGCCTGTCAAGTATCTTGAGATCAAGTCTGGAAGATCTGGGGCCAAAGTTGACTATCCATCAATGGTCAGGGTGTCCCAGGTTCCATCACTTCAACAGCTGAAAGATATTGCCTTTCCAAGTTCACTGAGTGCCCTTCAAAATGCATGGAAACCCATTACGCCATCATCGCCTCATCAAAGTGTCAGCTCAAGATCATCTTCTCCATACAACACAGGGAAAACAAGCCCTCCAAGATTAGCTGCTCCTGTATTTTCTAGGGGTGTTATCGAGAGTATGAAGAAGTCAAATGAACATTTAAATAACGAATTATCGAAGTTGCAAAGCCAA GTAAAAAGTTTAAAGCATAAGTGTGATACTCAAGATGTGGAGATGCACAAACTAAAGAAAAATGCCAAAGAAGCAGCTCTGTTTGCTGAGGGGCAATATTCAAGGTGCAAAGTAGCCAGGGAACTTGTCAAGACCTTCACAGAACAG TTGAAGATAATAGCAGAGAAGTTGCCACCAGAAGATTCAGATATAGAAATTTTTAACTCTTTGAAAGCTCAAGCTGAAGAATTTCTAGATACAACACACGCAACACCAGAAATTTCTTCTTTACATCACGCCACACGAGCTACAGAAAAATCTCGTCATGAAGATGGGCATGGTCATCATGTTCATCACGCTCATCACGCTCATCCAGAATATGATAGACCATCATCCTCTTCTAGTACTAGAGGTGACGAAGCTACACATAGCTCAGAAGATGCATCAAAATCTCATGAATCTTCAACCACGAAGACTCAAAGAGGAAAAGAAGTTATTGAGCAATTTGAACCTGGTGTTTATGTCACTCTTGTTCAATTTGGAAATGGTACCAGGATTTTTAGGCGTGTCAAATTCAG TAAACGAAGGTTCAGCGAGCATCAGGCAGAGGAATGGTGGAATCACAACAAAGACAGACTGCTTAAGACGTATAGCACTGCCAAGAAGGAACACCATGCTCCAACCGCTTCATCTTCTGATACACCAGCACCAACACCAACACCAACACCAACACCAACACCAACACCAACACCGGCACCAGCAGCGGCTGAAGAAAGCTCTGAGGCTGCGTCATCTTCCTAG